A region of the Pseudomonas silesiensis genome:
CCGCGTCCTTGTCCGCCGCGATCCGCTGCACGTTCGGATTTTGCTCCAGTCGCTCCAGCAATGCCTTGGCCGCCGGCATCTCGGCCAGCAGATCGATATCGAACAGCTTCTTCCCCACCGCACAGGCCAGCGGCACGCTGTACAGGAAATACAAATCCGCAATACTCAGGCTGTCACCTGCCACGTAAGGGGCGAATTTGCCGTGCCTGCCCAGCGAGGCAAAGCCCTGCAGCAATTCGGCTTTGCTCTTGTCCTTGATCGCGTCCGGCACGGTCATGCCGAAAAACGCTTCGGGATAACACGCACGCCCTGGCAGCTCGATATACAGCTCGATTTCCTTGGCCAGTGCCAGAACCTGCGCCCGCTCGAAAGGATCGCCCGGCAGCAGCGGCTTGCCCTTCTGACCCTGTTCGATGTATTCCAGAATCACGCTGGTTTCGTTGATAAAACCTTGCTCGTCGCGCAACACCGGAACTTTTCCACGCGGACTGATGGCCAGGGCCTCAGCGCTCTGGCCGGCATAAAACGGCACTTCTTCAAACGGCAGTCCCTTCTCCAGCAGCGCCAGCTTGACCATATTGTAATAATTGCTGACACAAAATCCGTAAAGCTTGAGCATCACATAGCCTCCAGGCCGTGCAAGGGGTTGGCCCGCCAGTTATAGAACGCCTGGGCGCTTCTCGCCAGCAGCATCACGGCGCTGAATGCAGGTAAACTGGCCGTCTTTCCTTGAGGAGCCTGCCATGAGCGAGCAAAACGATATCGATATCGACGAAGAAGAGTTCGCCGAAAACACCCTGATCGAAGCCATCGAAAACCAGATCGAAAGCGACAATCCGCCAGCGGCCAAGGCCACCTTCAACAAGCTGACCCTGGTGGGTTACGAGCGTGAGGAAATCCTCAACCTGATGGCCCATGTCCTGGCGGTGGAAATCGACGCGATCCTCGAAGAAGACCGCGCGTTCAATACCGAATGGTACGAAACGGCGCTGCGTGCTCTTCCAGAGCTGCCACCGGAAAAGAAATAACCCCGCCCCCCGACCGTAGGAGCGAGGCTTGCCCGCGAAGAACGATAACGCGGTTCCTCAGGCATACCGCGGTGAAGCCTTCGCGGGCAAGCCTCGCTCCTACGGAAACCACCCTGCAATCGAGGAATGCAAGCCGAGGCAAAAAAACCCTGTCGCGAGCACTGGACATGCCGCACAAGTGGGCTCACCTTAGGGGCGCTGTCGTCCAATTCCTAGAAAGTCTGGAGTCCTTATGTCGCTTACCCCTGAGTTGGTTGCCGAACTGGAAATCCTCGCCCTCTTCAACCTGGACAGTTCCCAGGAAGGTCTGAAAATTCATCAGACCGCTGCCCCGAAAGCCATTGCCGCCGCCAAACGCCTGTACGAAAAAGAGCTGATCGACCAGCCCGATGGCGGGTACCTGACCAGCCTGGGACGTGACGCCGCGCAAAACATACAAACCGTTCTGACTATTCTGAGCGTCCAGGAAACAGCCTGAGTGACCGCGTCGCCCACGGACACCCGTGCTACGGGTTCCGCGGGCACACTTTCGTTACCTGCACCGCTACTTGTGCAGCTACCTGCCGTGCCCAACGCTAAAAATCTGACGTCAGAAAAACCAGAAACCAGCTTAAAAGTCCCGGGGCCGAGGCGCTAAACTGCCCCTCATCCTGAGGCCTTCCACGTCCGGCCCCATCAAGCCGGTTTGAGCTGACATGACCCACCCCCATGAAATCCGCCCCGACCTGGAAGAAGGCATCGATCGCAAGGTGCTAAGCCAACTGCGCGCACGGTTCCTGAAGCTCAATGAGGGCCGCATGGCGCGCGCCATGGCAGGACTGTCAACCCGCCAGCAAGGCGTACTCACCCTGCTGCCGCTGTTTTTTCACGTCAATCATCCGCTGCTGCCAGGTTATGTTTCGGGCAGCACGCCGGCCGGATTGTCGAACTACGAACCGGACGCCAACGTTCTCGCCGAAGCCCAGCGCCTGACCCGCTCGTTTTCCTATAAACCGCGTCACGGCAGCAATCCGCCCCGACCGATTCACGGCCTGTTCCTGATGGGCAGCCTTGGCACCCTGGCCCAGGCCGATCAGAGCGACATGGACGTCTGGGTCTGTCACGCACCGGACTTGAGCGAAAGCGAACTGACCGAGCTGCGTAAAAAGTGCCAGCTGCTCGAAACCTGGGCCACCGGCCAAGGGGCCGAGGCGCATTTTTTCCTGATCGACCCGGCCCGCTTCGTGCTCGGCGAACGCGACCATCAACTGAGTTCGGAAGACTGCGGCAGCACCCAGCACTGTCTGCTGCTGGACGAGTTCTATCGCACGGCGATCTGGCTGGCCGGACGCACGCCAATCTGGTGGCTGGTGCCGGTCTACGAAGAGGTCGCCTACGAAAGCTACACCCAGGCGTTGCTTTCCAGACGCTTCATCCGGGCCGACGAAACCCTGGACCTGGGGCATCTGGCGTCCATTCCGCCCGGCGAATTCGTCGGCGCCGGGCTGTGGCAGTTATTCAAGGGCATCGAATCGCCGTACAAGTCGGTGCTCAAGCTGCTGCTGACCGAGGTCTATGCCAGCGAACACCCCAAAGTCCATTGCCTCAGCCTGCGCTTCAAACACGCCGTATTCGCCAACCAGCTCGACCTCGACGAACTGGATCCCTACGTCATGCTTTACCGACGCCTCGAGGAATACCTGACCGCCCGTGAAGAGCCGGAACGGCTGGAGCTGGTACGGCGCGCGCTGTATTTGAAGGTGAATCGCAAGCTCACCGGCAGCAGTCGCAACGCGAGCTGGCAACGCGGGCTGCTTGAGCGCCTGGCCCACGAATGGCACTGGGATCAGCGTCAGCTGGCCCTGCTCGATAGCCGCAGCCAGTGGAAAGTCCGCCAGGTCGGCTCGGAGCGCCGAGCCTTGGTCAACGAGCTCAACTACAGCTACCGCTTCCTGACCCGGTTCGCCCGCAACGAGCACACCGTCAGCCTGATCAATAAGCGCGAACTCAACGTGCTCGGTCGACGGCTGTATGCGGCCTTCGAGCGCAAGGCGAACAAGGTCGAGTTCATCAACCCGGGCATCGCCCCGGACCTGGCCGAAGACACCCTGACCCTGGTGCAGGTGCCTGACAGGAAAGAGCCCGGGCAAACTCATTGGGGTTTGTATAACGGCAGCCTGACCGCCCATGAATGGGAGCATTTCGCGCCGATCAAGCGCAGCCGCCAACTGCTGGAACTGCTGACCTGGTGCCACCGCAATGGCGTCATCGACAGCAGCACCCGACTGGCCTTGCATCCCGGCAATAGCGACCTGAGCGAATTCGAACTGTTCAACCTGCTCGGCAGCCTGCAACAGAGCATCGCCATGCCCCTGGCGACCGTCGCCGAAGAACCGTTATTGCGCGCGAGTGTGCCCAGCGAAGTGCTGATCCTGGTAAACGTCGGCATCGATCCGCTCAAGCACCACCGCGACCTGAATATCCTGATGACCACCGAGCGCACCGATTCTCTGAGTTATGCCGGGGTTCGGGACAATCTGGTGCTGACCCTGGACCAGGTCACGCTCAACAGCTGGAACGAGGTACTGGTCAGCCGTTTTGATGGCCCCCATGCCTTGCTCGCCTGCGTACGCGATTACCTCAACAATCTGCCGCAGGGGCGGCAACAGCCCAGGCTGCGGGTTCATTGCTTCTGCCACAACCGCGCGCAATTCATCGCCCGGCGGGTCGAAGAAATCCTCGACACTGCGCAAAACCTGCTGCTGAGCGAGCTCAATCAGCGCTACCTGATTCAGGTCCAGCAGCATTTCCATGTGCTGGAACTGGTGCCCGGCCGGGTCAACCACGTCGCCCTCGCCTCGCTGCCGGCGCTGGTCGAATACCTGGGCACAGACCTCACCCGCTACAGTCCGTTGCACCTGGACCCGATGGCGCTGGAAGACCAGGATCTGGCGCTGATATTGCCGATGGGGCAGCCCGAATGCGTCCAGGTGTTCTATCGGATCAGCGAGCTCCATGCCCATCTGTACGTATTGGATGAATTCAATGCCCTGTGGCACCAGCGCGTGCCCTTCCACGATGAGCAAAGCCTGCTGGTGCCGTTGCACAGATTCCTGCAATCGATCCAATACCGGCGCGACGCCTTGCTGCCGATCGACGCTGCGCGCCCCCTGAGCCTGGACACCCTGTATTTCCAGCTGCTGCCATCGGGTCCCGTGCGGGCCCGTCGGGTCGAAGCCCGGCCGGCGCCGCGAACCCCGGTCAACGAACATTTCTACGACGTGCAGGCGATCGTCGGCAACGCCGCACCGGGACAGGTGCAGGTCACGTTGTATTGCAATCAGCGGGAGTTCTCAGCGCTGGAACATGGCGACCAGCTGTTCAGCGAGGTCGCCCGGGAAATCGTCGGACAGCGCCGCGGGACCGGGCACTACCGTTGCTACATCACCGACTTGGACTTGTCCGGTCTGCTCGGTGATGGTCAGCGTTCAAGCAATCTGTATTTACGCTACA
Encoded here:
- a CDS encoding glutathione S-transferase family protein; this encodes MLKLYGFCVSNYYNMVKLALLEKGLPFEEVPFYAGQSAEALAISPRGKVPVLRDEQGFINETSVILEYIEQGQKGKPLLPGDPFERAQVLALAKEIELYIELPGRACYPEAFFGMTVPDAIKDKSKAELLQGFASLGRHGKFAPYVAGDSLSIADLYFLYSVPLACAVGKKLFDIDLLAEMPAAKALLERLEQNPNVQRIAADKDAAMPAFMAMVASKR
- a CDS encoding TIGR02647 family protein translates to MSLTPELVAELEILALFNLDSSQEGLKIHQTAAPKAIAAAKRLYEKELIDQPDGGYLTSLGRDAAQNIQTVLTILSVQETA
- a CDS encoding class I adenylate cyclase, which translates into the protein MTHPHEIRPDLEEGIDRKVLSQLRARFLKLNEGRMARAMAGLSTRQQGVLTLLPLFFHVNHPLLPGYVSGSTPAGLSNYEPDANVLAEAQRLTRSFSYKPRHGSNPPRPIHGLFLMGSLGTLAQADQSDMDVWVCHAPDLSESELTELRKKCQLLETWATGQGAEAHFFLIDPARFVLGERDHQLSSEDCGSTQHCLLLDEFYRTAIWLAGRTPIWWLVPVYEEVAYESYTQALLSRRFIRADETLDLGHLASIPPGEFVGAGLWQLFKGIESPYKSVLKLLLTEVYASEHPKVHCLSLRFKHAVFANQLDLDELDPYVMLYRRLEEYLTAREEPERLELVRRALYLKVNRKLTGSSRNASWQRGLLERLAHEWHWDQRQLALLDSRSQWKVRQVGSERRALVNELNYSYRFLTRFARNEHTVSLINKRELNVLGRRLYAAFERKANKVEFINPGIAPDLAEDTLTLVQVPDRKEPGQTHWGLYNGSLTAHEWEHFAPIKRSRQLLELLTWCHRNGVIDSSTRLALHPGNSDLSEFELFNLLGSLQQSIAMPLATVAEEPLLRASVPSEVLILVNVGIDPLKHHRDLNILMTTERTDSLSYAGVRDNLVLTLDQVTLNSWNEVLVSRFDGPHALLACVRDYLNNLPQGRQQPRLRVHCFCHNRAQFIARRVEEILDTAQNLLLSELNQRYLIQVQQHFHVLELVPGRVNHVALASLPALVEYLGTDLTRYSPLHLDPMALEDQDLALILPMGQPECVQVFYRISELHAHLYVLDEFNALWHQRVPFHDEQSLLVPLHRFLQSIQYRRDALLPIDAARPLSLDTLYFQLLPSGPVRARRVEARPAPRTPVNEHFYDVQAIVGNAAPGQVQVTLYCNQREFSALEHGDQLFSEVAREIVGQRRGTGHYRCYITDLDLSGLLGDGQRSSNLYLRYKADLERALNEALEQI